In Thermococcus sp., the genomic stretch CTGGCGCGAGGGCATAAGCGGTGCCGACTTCTTCATCTCGGCCATAGGCTCGGCCATTGAGGTCTTCGGCAAGTACGAGAAAGTGCTCGACTACGAGGGCAACGAGATAAGGGGTGACAGGTTGCTCCAGCTTGTACGCGATATAGTCAGCGACTACGCGATAAGGCAGGTTCTCAGGGAGGACATCTCCGCTGAGCTCTCACCACTCGCGAAGTTCTACGTGCTCTGGCGCTGGACGTACGGCGAGGCGAAGGTGGCCTTCGACGAGGCGAGGAAGCTCGCAACCTCAGTCGGCCTCGACCTCGAGCGGGAGTGGAACAAAGGGTTCATCGTGAAGGAGAAGGAGTTCATCCGCGTTCTCGGCCCGCAGGACAGGAAGCTCAAGGAGATAAAGGGCAGGGATTTGATAGACGTTCTCCACGCGGCTCTGCTCCTCTGGCAGGCCAACAGGAAGAGGGAGATGATCGGCCTGCTCGCCGAGACCGGCTGGGGCGAGAAGGACGTCTTCTACAAGGTGGCCCAAGTCATCAGCGAGGTTCTCCCGAAGGACAGCAAGGAGAAGAAGCTTCTCGACGGCTTCCTCGCGGGCAGGGAGCACATAAGGAGGGCCATTGAAAAGGGCGACTACTCGGTCTTCAACGGAGAAGATGAGTCCGGAAAGCAGGAGACGATTGAGAGGTTCATAAAGGGCTGAACGCCCTATTCGGCTTTCTTTTCAATTTCATTGGGGAGGTATACCACCTGGAGCTTTATCTCCGGGTTCTCCCCTCTCAGTTCCTCAAGGACTTTCCGGGCGGTTCGTGCAAAGTTTCTATCGAGGGTGTAGAGGGTACAAGGTTTGTCTGTCTTGGCCGAGAACATCACTGCCTCGCTGAAGATGAGGGCATCGTAGTCGTCCTTGAATCTCTCCCTTACCCTGTCGTAGACGTCTATCGCGGATTCAAGCTCTTCCGTCTGTAACCTTATAATCCTGTGGGTACCGCTGAGTCTGTCTATCTTTGACATCTGCTCGATTATGAAGTCGTTCATCTCCCTGAGGAGCTTCACCCGCTTTCTGACGAGAAGAAGGCCCCTCTCCTCGGCGACTTTTACAATGTACTCGCAGAAGTTGAGAATTTGAGGCTCGGTTTCCCGGCAGATTTGGATCGTGAGCTCTCTGATGGCCCTTATTTCCTCCTCTTCGCTTGAGAACTCCATCTTGTTCGCTTTGCTTATGGCCTTCTTGAGCTTTGTGAGGGCACTGAAGGCTTTTTCATAGAACGTCTGTCGGAGCTCTTGGTAAACGGACTCCATTATGTCCATTCGACTGTCCTTGAAGAACTCCTCAACAAGTTTATGGTTGGGGTCAGTATCGACGACTTTGGCCACTACGATGTTGGTGTCGACGAAGTTGGCCATTCCTTCCCCACCAGTTTGATGAGTTCCTCGATTTCCTCCGGACTGGCATCCCTTTCAAGCTCGGGAACCATCTCGACTATGTCCTTCCTGAGGAGGGGAAGGTGTTCGAGCTTGCCGTTGAGTATCGCAAGTATCCTGAGGCTGAGCATAAGAATGTAGATTGACAGCTCCGGATTCTTCCAGTCTTCCAGCATCTTCTCATAGAGCTTGATGAGGAGCGCTATTCCCTGGTCGAGCGTCATGTACTTCTCGAACTCTTCATCCGGCATCTCCGGATCGGAGGCTATTTCAAGGATGCTCTCCCTCATGGAGTTCAAAAGCCCTATCTGCCTTCTGATGTCGGTTCTTATGGAGTTCTTGAGCTCTCTCTCATTGAGGATATGCATGAGTTCGTCTATCTCGTCCATCACATCCGCGAGCTCTTCCTCAAATATCTTCAGTACTTCGGATTGGGCCTTGAGGTAGTGCATCCTACTCGCTTCGCTGGGCAGTACCTCGGTTATTCTGGAGATGAGGACGTCTCGCTTCTCGTCCAGAAGCCATCTCAGGCGCAGGAGTGCCCTGAATCTGTGAGTCTGATGCTTCTTCCTCACGTATGAGATGGCAGAGAAATAAGGGTCTATAGCGTCAAGTACCCCCATAAGCAGATCATCGCTGTACTTGTCGATCACGACTTCAGGAAGTGCCCAATGGCATCTCCCGCTCTGAAGAGATTCCATGGTTTCCCACTGTTTACCATTCCGATGCAGTCCCTTATAAATGATTCCCTCAAAAGGCCAGACAGTACGAAGTACGAAACGAACAGAAAAGCTTTTTATTGGAGGCAGAGCGTAACACAAGAAGGGTGAGTATCCTCTGAGAGGAACAATGGGTTTTGCCGTTGGGTTTATAGTACTGATGCTCGTCACAACAGTTGGACAGTGGGGGCTCTTTCAGCACGGAGCAACATCCGAAGAGAAAATGGCAATCCCTCTGAACTTCTCAAGTGATTCCAGCGTCTTGGTTCCAGCCAATACCGTGGAGAGTACTTCTGCAAGCGTCTTTTCTGGCGAGTCCAGGGAACAAGTCCATGTAACGTCAGGAGAAGCCGAACCGCCCAACTTGAGCCAAGAAGACGCTCTCTGGATCGAAGTAGGTCTTCAGAACTTCACCCAGAGCTTATGGGAGAGCATATCCACGTACAGTTACGACAACGTTACGATTGCTTTGGCCGCATCTATCGCGTCCCTGCCCATTCTCCCCGAATGCGGAAATCTCTCGGGATACCAGAACCTCACTGCGTACAGCGAAGAGGTCTCAAACCTTACTGTGGCCCTCCACAAGTACAAAAATCTTGCAGAGGGCTTATCAAAGGATTACGGGATTGAACTGCCTTATTTGAATGACAGGGAAATCAGGAAGCTCAAAAACGCCCTCAAGCCCTCACAGGTCGAGGATATGTTTATGATGTGTTCGTTTGCCCGTGATTACAACCGACTCATCATAGCAGCAGGGCAAGTAATCCCCGGAGATAGGGACACCTACTCAGCTTTCTACGAGAGGCTCTTTGTAGTGGGACTGGAACTCATCTTCATGAAGGAGAACGTTGCGTACAAGGTTTCGTACAAGATTGTAGGCAATCTCCTCTGGAAGACCCGCCTCTTCCACGTGATATACCGCTATGGGGGCAGCACCGCTCTCAAGGTCGTCATGAGCACGATGCACTGGGAGAGTCGGGGACTCATAAACAAGTACTTTGAGGCCTTTGGAGACAATCCAAAGATGGTAGAGGAGCTTATTTCGAACGTTGACAATCCAGACTGGGTTCAGGCTCAAGTGAGTTCTCTTGGAGAGATGCTTGAAAACAAGACCAAGGGGCTCATAGGGAACAAAACGGACCTTGTGGATAAACTCAAGGGTCTCTTTGGGTCGGATGATGGGTAAGCAACCGGAAAGCCCAAATACTCCTGAGAGTATATGGTTCGGAGGTGTAACCATGGAGCTGAAGCCGTTTTACCAGATCGCCATTCCCCACGATGACATAAAGGAGGGAAGGTTCACCCTCGATACTTTCGCCGCTGACCTTTGGAGCGTTTACCAGAACAAGGGGCCTGAGGACTATAGGAACCCTGAGCTCTTCTGGGAGAGGACGTACATAACGAGCGGGTTGAGTGCTCTCCTTGACATAGCAAGGAAGAGGCTCCTCGAAGGCGTTGGGGATGCTGTGATACAGCTCCAGACGCCCTTTGGTGGTGGTAAGACACACTCGCTTATAGCGCTCTACCACAAGGCCCGTGAGTGGGACGCGAATGTAGTTGTTCTCGATGGAACCGCCTTTGACGCGAGGGAGGTTATCCTCTGGGAAGAACTTGAGCGTCAGCTTACCGGCAGTGCAAACCGCCTCAAGGGCAACGTTGCCCCAGGGAAGATAAAGCTATCAGAGCTCCTCGAGGAGAAGGCGCCAGTACTGATTCTCGTTGATGAACTTCTGGAGTACATGGTAAAAGCCGCGGGGGTAACGGTTGGAGAGACCACCCTTGCGGATCAGACGCTGGCCTTCATCCACGAGCTCACCGAGGTCGTGAAATCCACCGATAGGGTTCTTCTTGTCATGACCCTCCCGTCCAGCATTCTCGAACACTATTCCGAGAAGGCTGAAGAGTACTTTCAGAAGCTCCAAAAGATAGCAGGACGCTCTCAGAAGGTGTTCACCCCGGTACAGGAAGAGGAAGTCCACGACGTCATCAGGAAGAGGCTTTTCAAGAGGATTGATGAGACCGAGATGGAGGCCATCGTGAAGCGTGTGGTTGAGTACCTTGAGAAGGAAGGCCTCATCCCGGAGGGCCTCAACGCCTATCAGTACCGCCAGAGGTTCCTCAGAAGCTATCCCTTCCAGCCGGAAGTCATTGATGTTCTCTACCACCGCTGGGGCAGTCTACCGAAGTTCCAGAGGACGAGGGGTGTGCTGAGACTTCTCTCCATAGTGGTTCACTCGCTCATCGGAAGGGATGTGCCCTTCATCAGGCTCTCTGACTTCGACTTGAGTGTCAAGACGCTCAGAGACGAGCTCATAGACATCATCGGAGAGAGCAGGTACTATTCCGTCCTTGATGCGGACGTTCTCTCGCCCAACTCGGGTGCAAAGCGAGTGGACAGGATGCTCGGTGAATCCTATGAGCACTATCGCGTGGGGACGAGAGCGGCAACCGTCATCTTCATGTACTCCTTTTCAGGTGGCGACGTGAAAGGGGCCACTACGAAGGAGATAAAGCTCTCCTGTGCCGATACAAGGTACTCGAGCAGTATAGTGGGAGACGCCATCCTCTACCTCAAGGACAACCTCCTCTACCTCCACTATCGCGATGGTCGGTACTTCTTCAGCCTCGAGCCGAGCCTCAACAAGCTCGTTGTGGACGAGATGAATAACGTGAGCGAGGAGCAGATACGGGAGGTTGAGCACGAACTTCTGAAGGGCCAGCTCAAGGGGAGGTACTTCAAGATCTATCTGTGGCCGAGTAAACCTGTGGACGTTCCAGATAGTGACCCGAGTTTGAAGCTTGTTGTCCTTCCAGAGTACGACAAGGAGAAGGTTCTCCAGATTCTGCAGTCTTATGGAGGTAGCGAAAGAGTTCACAAGAACACCCTCATCTTCCTCGTTCCAAGGGAAACGGAGAGGGCCAGTTTCAATAGACTCGTGAGGAGGTATATTGCTTGGAAGATTATTGACGAAAAGGCAAAGAAGGGTTCTCTGGAACTCACTACGGAGCAGAGGGAAGATGTAAAGGAGAATCTGAAGCGAGCAAGGGAGGACATCGTTCAGAAGATAGCAGAGCTTTACAGGCTCGTACTGCTCCCAACTCGTGGAGGCTACGAAGAGCTTGACCTCGGCATGAAGCCAGTGGGCATCAAGAAGACTATCGAGGAGCTCGTCTATGAGAAGCTCCGGGAGGAGGGTAAGCTCGTCGAGAAGATGGCTCCAGTGGTCATTGAGATGAAGTACTTGGATGGGAAGAACTACGTTTCGACGAAGGCACTCTACGAGAGCTTCCTCAAGACTCCAGGGATGCCACTTTTGAAGAGCAAGAGCGTGCTTATAGACGCGATAAGGCAGGGGGTAAGCGAGGGGCGCTTTGGATTGGGATACATCACTGGAGAGGAGGTAACCTGCGAGTACCTCGGTGAAAAGCCAACGGTGACTCTTGACGAGAAGGAGGTCATCGTGAACAGGAAGTACTGTGAAGAGCTGAGGGCAAGAGCAAAGGCTGAGGCTGAAGCAAAAGCTGAAGCTCAAGCTATAGCTCAAGAGAAAGCTCCAGCTGAAAGCATAGCTGAAGCTCGTGTGGAGGAATGGAAGCCTCCAGCAGTCAGGGATAAGCAGGCTGTACTTGTGCCATCAGAGGGGAAGAGCAGAGAGGAAGTCGTTGGAAGTCAGGTAGAGTCCATTCACCTACACCTGACACTGGGCCCCGGAACTGGAGGGCTGAGAGACATATTGAGGGCGTTGAATCTGCTGAAAAGCAAGTTTGAGAAGGTTACCATCGAGATAAGGGCAGAGAAGGGGAATATGAGCCAGACAGAGTACGAAAATCTGCTTGAGACTTTCAGACAGCTTGGGATTGACGTTGAAGAACTTGAGGAGGAGTAAGCCTCCTTCTTTGTTTCCCTTATAAGTAGTTTGTGGGGGTTTGATTCACGAGTCACGATTCACGACCCTACTCAACGCTATCAATGAAGGTCCTTCCAACTGCCCACCACCTCGTGGATCGTGAGTTGTGAATCAACCCTATGAGTACTATATTTTGACCTATTGTCAGGTTTCATCCTCAATTTTGGGTGGGCTTATCCACAAAATTGAGACGAAAAGCTTTTATATAGTGTGCGCACACATAATAGTGAGGTGAAATCAGATGGGTAGGTACAATCTGTACATACCTGCCTCCACAAAGTACCTTCTCAGAAGAGCTTCGAAGAGATTTATGACCACACAGGTAGAGCTGGCAAAAAAGATAGCCCGTGGGGAGATTACTCTTGAAGACATAACCTACTGGGGCCTTGATTTGAAGGACAAGGAGAGAATACGGTTTCTCAAGGAAACAGAGGAAGAGTTCTCTTTCAAAGCAATCTTCCCGGTTCGCACGGATAACCCAGACGAGATGAGGGGGTGTATAAAGGCCGTAAACGCTATCGTGGATGGTGTCGTGAAGGAGTTCTATAGGAAGCACGAAGACCTCCCCGCTGCTCTCAACTACGTCTCAATAGCACTTCACAGAATAGCCAGAGAAGGTGGGCTTACAGAATGGGATAGAAAAACCATCAAGAGCCACATTGAACTTCTCCAAGAGTTTCTTGGGGGTGATGACCAATGAGGCCAAAGTACGTCAGCCTCATCAGTGATGAGGACAGGGCAATCCTCGAAAACGGGGAGGCCCTGCACGGCATGATAAAGAGGTACTTGCAGTTTCTCTATGAGGACATAGACCAGGAGTACTGGTTCGAGGTAAGGATTCTGAGAATGGATGGCAGTGTGAAGCGGAGAATGTTCAAGATCAAGGAGATTGGAGGGGCCACAAATCACATTATCAAAGAGATGAGCTCAGACCGCAAAATAAAGGGCATATACGTCACGATAAATCCAGCGGGAGGCCAGAAGGCGGGCTCTTTTACGAACGATGACATACTCAAAGTGATAAACTTGCCCATTGACGTAGATATCTTCCATAGTAGGGCGCCGTCAGAGGTTGAGCTATCAGCGGTGAAGGAAGCAATAAAGAAGACCGTCCAGAGGCTGTTTGGAAAGTACGACTTCAGATATATGCTCGTCTTCTCAGGCTTTGGATTCCATGTGTACCTCAAGGTGAACCCCGTTGAGGTTGGTGACAGAAACTGGCAGGCGGCTTTCAGGGAAGTCGGAAGGGAACTCGCAGAGGAGTTTGAAAAGGTACTCAAGGAGAGTATAGGCTTGGACTACTCTTATCTCGTCGAGAACGCTGTAGATAAGAGCGTATACAATCCTTCGCGTATTATGAGAGTTGCATGGACGGTGAACAGACGCGAGATATCTGGAATCATCTATGAGGCAGTCTCAAAGATAGTTGAAGTTTCTGGAACGAACAGGCTTGAACTCGAAAGCCTCATTGAGAGAAAGCTTCAAGAGGGAGTTACAACTCAGGAAGAACTTCACATTGATAACAGGGGTAATACAAAGCTCAACAGCGAGGAAAAAGACGATTTGGTGGGAGTCCTGAAAAGGTACTACATGCCGGGCAGGAGGCACAATCTCATACTTGGATTTGCCGCCTTTGCTTGGCACAGAGGAATTCCGGTGGAGGATACACTTGAAGTTGTGAGAAGAGTGTACATTGAGACCCAGGATAGTGATCCGTGGGAGGACCGGGAGAGGGCAGTTCTGGATACGTACTCAGCGACACTGAAGAACTACAAGAGCTATCTTGGGAAAGGCACTATCTGGGAACTCAACAGAGTACTCCGTTCCTATTACCAGCGGGCAATGAGAAAAACAATGGACAGGCCAAGTGAGTACTCCGTAACAAGTTCTCAGAGAGTTCTCTCCAATGATTTTGACATTCTCGAGTGGCTTATTGAACGCACCTCTGATATAATCAAGGAGGTAGATGAGAGGAGTGGCAAGGTAACGTATAAAGTTTCATTCACCGTGGAGACAGTAGGGAAGGTTGAGACCATCGTTCTCAAGAACAAGGAGCGGACAGACAAGGAAAAGATGTTCTATTCCCTCAATGAAGACTTTATGGCTCATTTTGGGGTTTACATCGTTGATCCGCTTTCAATCAGGAAGCTCAACAAACAGGAAAAGAGGAAACTCAACGAGATTCTCGCCAAAATAATGCTGGATTACTATGCATTCGTTACAAGAAACGCGAAAGAGATTGTAATAGAGGAGTACGAAGAGGTC encodes the following:
- a CDS encoding DUF499 domain-containing protein, with protein sequence MELKPFYQIAIPHDDIKEGRFTLDTFAADLWSVYQNKGPEDYRNPELFWERTYITSGLSALLDIARKRLLEGVGDAVIQLQTPFGGGKTHSLIALYHKAREWDANVVVLDGTAFDAREVILWEELERQLTGSANRLKGNVAPGKIKLSELLEEKAPVLILVDELLEYMVKAAGVTVGETTLADQTLAFIHELTEVVKSTDRVLLVMTLPSSILEHYSEKAEEYFQKLQKIAGRSQKVFTPVQEEEVHDVIRKRLFKRIDETEMEAIVKRVVEYLEKEGLIPEGLNAYQYRQRFLRSYPFQPEVIDVLYHRWGSLPKFQRTRGVLRLLSIVVHSLIGRDVPFIRLSDFDLSVKTLRDELIDIIGESRYYSVLDADVLSPNSGAKRVDRMLGESYEHYRVGTRAATVIFMYSFSGGDVKGATTKEIKLSCADTRYSSSIVGDAILYLKDNLLYLHYRDGRYFFSLEPSLNKLVVDEMNNVSEEQIREVEHELLKGQLKGRYFKIYLWPSKPVDVPDSDPSLKLVVLPEYDKEKVLQILQSYGGSERVHKNTLIFLVPRETERASFNRLVRRYIAWKIIDEKAKKGSLELTTEQREDVKENLKRAREDIVQKIAELYRLVLLPTRGGYEELDLGMKPVGIKKTIEELVYEKLREEGKLVEKMAPVVIEMKYLDGKNYVSTKALYESFLKTPGMPLLKSKSVLIDAIRQGVSEGRFGLGYITGEEVTCEYLGEKPTVTLDEKEVIVNRKYCEELRARAKAEAEAKAEAQAIAQEKAPAESIAEARVEEWKPPAVRDKQAVLVPSEGKSREEVVGSQVESIHLHLTLGPGTGGLRDILRALNLLKSKFEKVTIEIRAEKGNMSQTEYENLLETFRQLGIDVEELEEE